The Desulfurella amilsii region ACCAAAGCACCAAGAAGAGCTCTTAGCGCACAATATTGAGCCTATAGACATAGTGGTTGTTAACCTGTATCCGTTTGAGCAGGTTGCATTGCGATCAAATAACGAGGAAGAGCTCATTGAAAATATTGATATAGGTGGACCTACGCTTATTAGGGCAGCTTCAAAAAATTATAAAAGAGTGCTTGTAGTAGTAGACCCAAAAGATTATTCAAAAGTGATGGAAAATTTTGACAACATCGATTTAGAATTCCGAAAAAAATGCGCACTCAAGGCTTTTGCATTAACGTCTTATTACGATTCTGTGATTGTAGAAAAATTTGGCTATAGAGGCGATGTACTCAATGTTGGTCTTAAGTTAAAAAAATTTCTAAGGTATGGCGAAAATCCTCACCAAACTGCAAACTTTTTTAGACTGCCGCTAAAAAAAGGCTTACCAAACATGGTCCAACTTCAAGGAAAAGAAATTTCATTTAATAATATATTAGATATAGATATTGCCTATCGTATGATGATAGAGTCAAACTTTTTAAATAAAACTTGCATGTGTGCAATAATAAAGCATAATACGCCTTGCGGTGCAGCTTGTGCTGATAGCGCTCAAGAGGCTTATGAAAAAGCGCTTTTTGGCGATCCAGTAAGTGCTTTTGGTGGTATAGTAGGCATAAATGATACTGTAGATGGAAATTTAGCAAAAAAAATATCAGAGCGTTTCTATGAGGTTGTGGTTGCTTTCGATTTTAAACAAGAAGCTTTGAGTATTTTATCTAAGAAGAAAAATTTAATTTTGGTAAAAGTTGATAAAATAGACTTAAATTCTTATAAAAACAACAAAGATATAAAAAGCGTAATAGGTGGTTTTGTTGTTCAAGATATTGATTATATGAGTGAGTTTAGTTATGAAACCGTCACAAAAGCTCAATCAACGGATAAACAAATAGAAGATTTAAAATTTGCGTGGTTTGTTGCAAAATTCGCAAAATCAAACGCCATTTGTTTTGCTTTAAACTCTCAGACGTTGGCAATTGGGGCAGGTCAAACTTCAAGGGTTGATGCGATAAAGTGTGCTGCTCAAAAAGCTAAAGATTTAGGTATTGGCTTGGCTGGAAGTGTTTTAGCATCGGATGGTTTTTTCCCTTTTAGAGATAATATTGATGTAGCTAAGTCCTATGGGGCGGTAGCATTTATTCAACCAGGTGGCTCTATTCGCGATGAAGAGGTAATTAAAGCATGTAATGAGTATAACTTGCCTATGGTTTTTACCAAAAAAAGGCACTTCAGGCACTAAGAGAGGTTTATATGGATGCTGTAGTTTTGGCTGCAGGTAAAAGCAGCCGTATGAAGACAGCCAAAAGCAAAATTTTTTACGATTTGTGCGGGAAAAGCATTATTTCGCATATTATAGATACGCTAACACATAGTGGCTTTGAAAAAATTGTCATTGTAGCAGACAAAGATCATAAAGATCAGTTATCTTCATTTGGCACAGTTGTGGTTCAAAAAATTCAAAATGGTACAGCAAGGGCTTGCGAGATCGCTCTAGACTATGTTAGCAATGATTTTTTGGTTACCACTGCGGATGCGGCTTTAGTGAAAAGTTATACCCTTCAAAGAGCTAAAGATTATTTTATAGACAAATCTTTAGAATGTTTATTGCTTGTATCAGTCGTCGATAACCCAACAGGCTATGGTCGTATTGTAAAGCATGAAAGCGGTTTTAGGATTGTAGAACAAAAAGATGCCAGTAATGATATTTTAGCTATAAATTTGGTAAGCAGTGGTATTTTTTTTCTGAAAAAAGACTTTGCAT contains the following coding sequences:
- the purH gene encoding bifunctional phosphoribosylaminoimidazolecarboxamide formyltransferase/IMP cyclohydrolase, with the protein product MRAIISVYDKSGIVEFAKFLKEKGVEIISTGSTYTLLKENGINAKSVENYTGFEEILDGRVKTLQYKIHAGILADLSKPKHQEELLAHNIEPIDIVVVNLYPFEQVALRSNNEEELIENIDIGGPTLIRAASKNYKRVLVVVDPKDYSKVMENFDNIDLEFRKKCALKAFALTSYYDSVIVEKFGYRGDVLNVGLKLKKFLRYGENPHQTANFFRLPLKKGLPNMVQLQGKEISFNNILDIDIAYRMMIESNFLNKTCMCAIIKHNTPCGAACADSAQEAYEKALFGDPVSAFGGIVGINDTVDGNLAKKISERFYEVVVAFDFKQEALSILSKKKNLILVKVDKIDLNSYKNNKDIKSVIGGFVVQDIDYMSEFSYETVTKAQSTDKQIEDLKFAWFVAKFAKSNAICFALNSQTLAIGAGQTSRVDAIKCAAQKAKDLGIGLAGSVLASDGFFPFRDNIDVAKSYGAVAFIQPGGSIRDEEVIKACNEYNLPMVFTKKRHFRH